The Clostridium cylindrosporum DSM 605 genome includes the window ACGGTTAGAAAAATGGTAATAGCAGCTATGTTTTCATCTATTTCTATTTTTCTTGGTATTACAGGTCTCGGATTTATCAAAATACCGCCTGTAAATGCAACAATAATGCATGTACCTGTTATAATTGCTGCAATCCTCGAAGGGCCACTAGTTGGAGCTATTGTTGGATTTATTTTTGGTCTATTTAGTATTTATCAGGCAGTTACTATGCCTACTATAACTTCATTTATATTTCTTAATCCTATTATTGCTATTTTACCTAGGGTATTAATAGCTTTATCAGCTTACTATGTATATTATTTTATATCAATAAAATATCCAAGGGTTAGTATTGCTTTTTCATCAATAATAGGTACATTTATTAATACATTTTTAGTTCTTTTACTTGCTTATATATTTTATGCTGAAAGATTGGCATATGTTTTTAAGATAAATTCTTCAACAATTGGTATGTTTTTAGCAGGAATAGGATTTACTAACGGAATTCCAGAAATAATAGTTTCTACATTAATTACACTTCCTGTAGTATTAGCCATAAATAAAATAAAAAAACACTAAGATTATAATCGAATCTTAAAAATAACAAAATTTTCCGGGAAATAAAGTAGAATTATAGCTTATTATAAATTAAAACTAAAGAGCCTTCAGTTAATTGTTTATAAACAAACTTTAAACTGAAAGCTCTTTATATTATTAAGAAAGTATATTCTTTATCTTTTCATTATTATACATAGACTTTGGAAATTTATTCTTTAATGTTCTACTATATTTTTTAGCTTCTGTTTTATTATTTAAGTCCCAGTTAATAATCGCAAGATTGTATAGGGCTTCTTCATAGTATGACTTATCAGCTTTTCTATACTTTTGTATGTATTCTTTGTAATACTTTAAAGAATCCTTTGCATTCTTTTTATTAATTGCACTTGCAAGATAGTAAACAATATGAGGTTCTAAATATACTCCTATTTTATCACTATATGCTAATCTTAGTTCACTAATCGCCTTATCTATACTTCCTGACTTAAAACTTTGTCTGCCTTGATTATAGTAATATACTTGTCTTTTTTCTATATATTCCTTCTTAATACTTTGATATTCTTTACTATTTCTTAATTTATCATCAACTTCTAATATTTTAAGCTGCTTATTAATATCTTCTATATTCTTATTGTTAGTAATACTACCTACCATAGCCTTTAAAGTTTTTATATCAACTGATTTCTCTTTATTTTCCAATGACTTATTTGATTTAATTTCAGTTTTAACTACATTACTACCTTTATCTACCTTTTCCTGCACCACTGCTGGAATTGACTTCTTTGTATTAGTCTTCTTTGGTAATAACTTTGAATATACTGCACCGGTTCCAATAAATAGTAAAAGAACGATTCCAACGACTACTTGGAGTTTATTTTTATTATAAATTTTCTTCTTTCCTATTTCATAATGGAATAACGCATTATTGCATATATTATAAATACTATCTAAAACCTGCTTACTTTTTCTAGATTGTTTTAAACTATCATAAAGTATAATTAATAGTTGATCTCCTCTTTCAAGTCTAATATTATTTTGATAGTAAGATTCTAATATCTCACATGCTTCTTTATAATTTTCTAGCTTTGTAATATCTACTGATAAATTATACTTAAAAATAAATTCATTTAAAATTTCAACATTTGTTATTATTGAGTCCTTGTCCTTATCTTCTATATCTCTAGCTAGATTAATTAAAGATAGGCCCTGAGTAAACTTTCCTTGATACATGTAGTAACAAGCAGTTAGTTTAAAAATATTTGATATTTTATTTTCCTTGTTTAGACTTATTATATCTTCTTTTAAGCATTCTAAATCATTTGTTACTTTTCTTTTATTTATTAAATCATTTTTCAAAGTAATTATTGTTTCCATAGAACTATTAATATCCAAAGAACAATCATATCCAAAAATATTATTCTCTACTATGAAATAACTTATATTAATATTAATTTTGTCTATTATTTCTAGACATATCCCTAGTACTTCATCACAACTTTTTATCTCTTTAATATCTTGAAGCTTTATTGTCTCTATTCTTTTTATACTCTGTGCTTCTTCCTTAGGATTTAACATTTTCTCACCTACCAAATTATAATTACAAAATTCAACACTAAATATTAATTTATATATAAGTTTGAAATATCCTCTTTTTATTTTAAAAAAATACAAAAGTATAGAGACCTAGAAAAAAATATCTTCTAGGTCTCTAATAAATAATTTACTTTAAACTATTTAGTAATTGATTAGCATTATCCTTAACTTGTTGAACATCAGATGCTTGTGCATCCTTAACTTCATACCAACCTCTTTTACTCATTGCATTAAAAATTTCATATTGTACTCTTTGAGCTGATTCAAAGTTTTGTACAAGTGTATCTCTTAAATTTGTACATGAAGATTCTGTAATACCTGTGCTATATGCTGAAATTGTTAACTTTTCTGAATTTAACATGTCGTTTAATCTTTCTTTATCTTGCATTCTTATTCCCTCCATTTGTTTATCTATATTAGATAATCTTAAACCATTTTCTATTAGTATTTAATATACCTTAGCTTGTAACTATTGGTGGCTGTCTAGATAGCTCTTAAGCTTAACAAAGTTATCCTTATGAACACTAGATGCAGAGCTAAAAATTGATTTTATTTCAGGATCTGTTGCTTGATTCGCATATTCATTATATTTAATGTTTAATAGTGACTCTTGTGCAAGTTGTTCTTTAATAACGCTAAGATTCTTATCTTTTATTTGTTTTTGTGAATTGTTTTGCATTTCCATTTTAAATTACCTCCTCAAATGGTTATATCATTATCATCTGCAAAAAACTTTTTATTATTAGTGGGATATTAAGTAAATTAGAATTTTATCTTACATAAATAATTTTGTTAGTCTTACAGTAACTTGATATATATTTACTTATTTGATATAATTATATATATACTAATCAATAATTTAGTTATAATTCTATTTATTTCAATTTTTTTAAATTTAATAATGAAATTCCGGTTGGGCTTTTTTAAGCTTTCAAGTTTTATTAGAACTTTCAGGGGGGAAGGTTCACCTTTGGTGAACACTTCTACCCCTTTTTTGTATTTATTTTTAAGGAGGTTTTTATGGAAAATATAATGGATTTTGTACTTCAGGTAGGTATAATCTTAGTAGTTGGAGAAGTTCTTGGTGTAATAAGTCAAAAACTTAAAATGCCAAAGGTATTAGGATTTTTACTTTCGGGTATAGTAATAGGCCCATCGATGTTTAATATTGTTCATGAAAATGAGCCTATAAAAGTTTTAGCTCAAATAGGAGTTATCTTCCTAATGTTTATGGCTGGACTTGAGACAGACATTGAAAAATTTAAAACAGCTGGTATGTCATCCTTTATAATTGCAATTGGAGGAATTGTTGTTCCATTTTTATTAGGAACTGTTGCAACATACCTTTTTACAGGTAGCTTAACAGAAAGTATATTCGTTGGTGTAATATTAACTGCTACAAGCGTTGCTATTACTGTTCAAACTCTAAATGAACTTGGCAAGTTAAATACTAGGGCAAGTATTAATATAATAGGAGCTGCAATTATTGATGATATTTTAGGTATTATCATCCTTTCAGTGGCAATTATGCTAGTAGCACCTAGCGCTTCAGACGCTGCAAGTGCTACTGGATTACTTTTAATACTTGGTAAAATACTTATTTTTATTATTTTATCAGGAATATTATTAAAATTTCTTCCTGGCATTATCGAAAAATCAATGGAAAATGGAAATAAGAAAAGTAAAACTGAAACCCTTATTTTAATTATAGCTGGTTTAACAATCCTCTTTTCAATTTTTGTTGAGGAGGCCCTTGGAATCGCAGCAATTACAGGTGCATATGTAATAGGACTTGTAATTGCACTTACTAAGTACAATCATACATTTGAGGATAAGTTTTCAAATGTATCTACTTACCTAGTTTCACCTATATTCTTTAGTAGTATAGGACTTACACTTAACATTAAAACACTAGGTCCAGAGGTTATACTACCAATTATAGTTATATCTATAGCAGCAATTCTAGGTAAAATAATTGGTTGCTCTGGTGCGGCAAAACTCTATGGACTTTCAAGTAAAGAGTGTACTCAAATTGGTGTAGGTATGATTTCCCGTGGTGAAGTTGCCATTATAACAGCTACCTTAGGGCTTAGTAAAGGTATAATAACTAAGGATATGTATCCAACCTTGCTTGTAGTTATTATAATTACAACTATTGTCACCCCGCTTCTTCTAAAGATAGTATTCTCAGAAAAAGATTTAAATAAGTCAGTATAATTCCATTTAGAATCCCCCTATTAACAATTAATTGCTAATAGGGGGATTCTTTAAATATATTACTTAGTAAAATATCACTTTATAATCTTTAAATTCTTTATTTTCATATATAAATTTTGCAGAGAATATTTTATCACCATTAATCCAATTAAGAAAAACTCTATCTCCATCCCAAAGATTTAAATCCATTATTTTTTCGTCTTCTATCCAATGAAGTTCTCCCTCTGAGCATTCTTTTATATTCCCTGAAAACTCCTCTGCTGTAAATATAAAAGTATACCAATCATCTTCCCCATCAAACATAGGAAAGGTAATCATACCTCTAAGTCTTGGGTTTATAATATTAAGCCCTGTCTCTTCAAGAACTTCTCTTTTAACACAATCTTCAGGAGATTCTAAGGGTTCAAACTTTCCTCCAACTCCATTCCATTTACCCTTATGGTAATCTTTTTCTTTCTTTATTCTATGAAGCATTAGTGTCTTACCATCTTTTTTTATGTAACAAAGTGTTGCTAGTTTCATAACCTTCTCCTTTTTCATAATTAAAGGGAGGGTTATTCCCTCCCTTTAATTATTGTATCTTTGACTTTACAACTTCAAAAGCCTTTTTAAATTGTGGGTCATCACTTAATGATGTTATACGCTTATCCTTAGGAAGCTCTACAACTATATTCGGTTCTATACCCTTTCCTTGGATAGATATCCCAGATGGAGTATAGTATCTTGCTATAGTAAACTTTAGTGCAGTGTTGTCTTGAAGATCCTTAGTTGCTTGAACAAGACCTTTTCCATATGTTGTTGTACCTATTAAAGTTCCAGCATTAAGATCTTTGATTGCACCTGATACAATTTCACTTGCACTGGCACTTCCTTTATTAACAAGAACAGCTATAGGAACATCTACCTTACCCTTGTTTGTTTTATATTCTGTCTTCCTTCCACCATTATCAACGGTAGATAATACAACCTTTTCATCTAAAAGTACATCTAATACTTTTATTGATTCATCAAGTATTCCACCTGGATTCTCTCTAAGATCTAGTATAAGTCCCTTTATACCCTTTGCCTTAAGAGAATCTACTTCTTTCTCAAACTCTTTCCCTGTTATTTCATCAAAACTAGATATTCTAACATATCCTATTCCATCTACTATTTGCCCTTTTACAGTTTTCATTTGAATGATTTCTCTTTTAATTTTTATATTCTTAGCTCCAACTCCAGACCTATCTACTGTAATTGTAACCTCTGTTCCCTCGTCACCTTTCATCATTTCAACAGCTTTTGTATTATCCTTACCACTTACAGATGTTCCATCTACCTTTGTTATTATATCTCCTGATTTTACACCTGCTTTAAGTGCTGGACCTCCTTCAATTGGCTCGACAACTACTAATTTTTCATCCTTAACAGTTAGTAATATTCCAACTCCAGCATATGAACCCGAGGTTTGAGTAATAAAACTTTCATAATCTTTTTTATTCATATATGTAGTATAGGGATCCCCTAGGGAATTTGCCATTCCATTAATAGCACCTTCAAGCATTTTTTCCTCTTTTTCAGGAGTTATTTCATCTACATATTTTTTTTCTAGTATATTATGTACTCTTACTAGCTTCCTATAATCTAATAAAAAATTATAGTCAGAATTACTCACTAGCTTCATTCCAAAAATAGGTATTGGAAAAAATAACAACAATGATACAGTTACTAGGTTAGTGATTATAACCCATAGAACTATCTTTGTTATGGAGCTGTTTTTCTTATTATTTTCCTTCATTTAAACACCTCGATAATATATTGTTTTCTTAATAATGTATTATATGTAAAATCTAATTATAACATTTAACAATAATAATAATAAATGTAACAATCTTTATTATTTTAACATAAAATTAGACACTTATACATATTGTATAAGTGTCTTTAAAATTCTATCACTTTAATTATACTTGTAGGAACTTTCTTAAGGAAATAATACTTCCTATTCCCCCAATTCCTATTCCTACCAATATAAACTTCCAGCTAAGTCCACCAATCATTTCTCCAAATGGTACAGGATTAAACATCATAAGTAGTCCAGTTATAGTATCAGACATATACTTATATGATATAGCAAGAAGTATAAGCGAAATTAACGCACCTACAAGTCCTAATATGATACCCTCCATAACAAAAGGCCATCTAATGAACCAGTCGGTAGCTCCAATATATTTCATTATACCTATTTCTTTTTTTCTAGCATATACTGTAAGCTTAATTGTATTAGCTATTAAAAATAATGCTACTACTCCAAATACTCCCATTAAAATTACACTAGATGTTTTTACTACTTTATTTATATGTAATATTTTATCTACTGTACTTTTACCATCATTTACTTTATTAACGCCTT containing:
- a CDS encoding ECF transporter S component, whose product is MQRTKLEYHNHFTVRKMVIAAMFSSISIFLGITGLGFIKIPPVNATIMHVPVIIAAILEGPLVGAIVGFIFGLFSIYQAVTMPTITSFIFLNPIIAILPRVLIALSAYYVYYFISIKYPRVSIAFSSIIGTFINTFLVLLLAYIFYAERLAYVFKINSSTIGMFLAGIGFTNGIPEIIVSTLITLPVVLAINKIKKH
- a CDS encoding tetratricopeptide repeat protein; its protein translation is MLNPKEEAQSIKRIETIKLQDIKEIKSCDEVLGICLEIIDKININISYFIVENNIFGYDCSLDINSSMETIITLKNDLINKRKVTNDLECLKEDIISLNKENKISNIFKLTACYYMYQGKFTQGLSLINLARDIEDKDKDSIITNVEILNEFIFKYNLSVDITKLENYKEACEILESYYQNNIRLERGDQLLIILYDSLKQSRKSKQVLDSIYNICNNALFHYEIGKKKIYNKNKLQVVVGIVLLLFIGTGAVYSKLLPKKTNTKKSIPAVVQEKVDKGSNVVKTEIKSNKSLENKEKSVDIKTLKAMVGSITNNKNIEDINKQLKILEVDDKLRNSKEYQSIKKEYIEKRQVYYYNQGRQSFKSGSIDKAISELRLAYSDKIGVYLEPHIVYYLASAINKKNAKDSLKYYKEYIQKYRKADKSYYEEALYNLAIINWDLNNKTEAKKYSRTLKNKFPKSMYNNEKIKNILS
- a CDS encoding spore coat protein; this encodes MQDKERLNDMLNSEKLTISAYSTGITESSCTNLRDTLVQNFESAQRVQYEIFNAMSKRGWYEVKDAQASDVQQVKDNANQLLNSLK
- a CDS encoding cation:proton antiporter, whose translation is MENIMDFVLQVGIILVVGEVLGVISQKLKMPKVLGFLLSGIVIGPSMFNIVHENEPIKVLAQIGVIFLMFMAGLETDIEKFKTAGMSSFIIAIGGIVVPFLLGTVATYLFTGSLTESIFVGVILTATSVAITVQTLNELGKLNTRASINIIGAAIIDDILGIIILSVAIMLVAPSASDAASATGLLLILGKILIFIILSGILLKFLPGIIEKSMENGNKKSKTETLILIIAGLTILFSIFVEEALGIAAITGAYVIGLVIALTKYNHTFEDKFSNVSTYLVSPIFFSSIGLTLNIKTLGPEVILPIIVISIAAILGKIIGCSGAAKLYGLSSKECTQIGVGMISRGEVAIITATLGLSKGIITKDMYPTLLVVIIITTIVTPLLLKIVFSEKDLNKSV
- a CDS encoding NUDIX hydrolase, encoding MKLATLCYIKKDGKTLMLHRIKKEKDYHKGKWNGVGGKFEPLESPEDCVKREVLEETGLNIINPRLRGMITFPMFDGEDDWYTFIFTAEEFSGNIKECSEGELHWIEDEKIMDLNLWDGDRVFLNWINGDKIFSAKFIYENKEFKDYKVIFY
- a CDS encoding S41 family peptidase — translated: MKENNKKNSSITKIVLWVIITNLVTVSLLLFFPIPIFGMKLVSNSDYNFLLDYRKLVRVHNILEKKYVDEITPEKEEKMLEGAINGMANSLGDPYTTYMNKKDYESFITQTSGSYAGVGILLTVKDEKLVVVEPIEGGPALKAGVKSGDIITKVDGTSVSGKDNTKAVEMMKGDEGTEVTITVDRSGVGAKNIKIKREIIQMKTVKGQIVDGIGYVRISSFDEITGKEFEKEVDSLKAKGIKGLILDLRENPGGILDESIKVLDVLLDEKVVLSTVDNGGRKTEYKTNKGKVDVPIAVLVNKGSASASEIVSGAIKDLNAGTLIGTTTYGKGLVQATKDLQDNTALKFTIARYYTPSGISIQGKGIEPNIVVELPKDKRITSLSDDPQFKKAFEVVKSKIQ
- the ftsX gene encoding permease-like cell division protein FtsX; this translates as MKIRTMKQFFLDSFKGIVRNRIMSIASIGTVAATLFIFGAFMMMALNLNNMVKSVGDQIEIKVYLNKGIKEEAAKAIEPIIKNIPHIKEIGYETKEQALEKMKSQLGDQADLASGMEKNNPLPESYVVRVDRPENVKSVSSKLSKIEGVNKVNDGKSTVDKILHINKVVKTSSVILMGVFGVVALFLIANTIKLTVYARKKEIGIMKYIGATDWFIRWPFVMEGIILGLVGALISLILLAISYKYMSDTITGLLMMFNPVPFGEMIGGLSWKFILVGIGIGGIGSIISLRKFLQV